One window of Enterobacter sp. RHBSTW-00175 genomic DNA carries:
- the ompA gene encoding porin OmpA: MKKTAIAIAVALAGFATVAQAAPKDNTWYAGGKLGWSQFHDTGWYNSKLNNDGPTHESQLGAGAFGGYQVNPYVGFEMGYDWLGRMPYKGDTVNGAFKAQGVQLTAKLGYPVTDDLDVYTRLGGMVWRADSSNNQIGSDHDTGVSPVFAGGVEWAMTRDIATRLEYQWVNNIGDGNTVGVRPDNGMLSVGVSYRFGQQEEAAPIVAPAPAPAPEVQTKHFTLKSDVLFNFNKATLKPEGQQALDQLYSQLSNLDPKDGSVVVLGFTDRIGSDAYNQQLSEKRAQSVVDYLVSKGIPANKISPRGMGESNPVTGSTCNNVKARAALIDCLAPDRRVEIEVKGIKDVVTQPAA; this comes from the coding sequence ATGAAAAAGACAGCTATCGCGATTGCAGTGGCACTGGCTGGCTTCGCTACCGTAGCGCAGGCCGCTCCGAAAGATAATACCTGGTATGCAGGTGGTAAACTGGGCTGGTCTCAGTTCCATGACACCGGCTGGTACAACAGCAAACTGAACAACGATGGCCCTACTCATGAGAGCCAGCTTGGTGCAGGTGCGTTCGGTGGCTATCAGGTTAACCCGTATGTTGGTTTTGAAATGGGTTACGACTGGTTAGGTCGTATGCCATACAAAGGCGACACCGTAAATGGCGCTTTCAAAGCTCAGGGCGTACAGCTGACTGCTAAACTGGGTTACCCAGTAACTGACGATCTGGACGTGTACACCCGTCTGGGCGGCATGGTATGGCGTGCTGATTCCAGCAACAACCAGATTGGCAGCGATCACGACACTGGCGTTTCTCCAGTATTCGCAGGTGGTGTTGAGTGGGCTATGACCCGTGACATCGCTACCCGTCTGGAATACCAGTGGGTTAACAACATCGGCGACGGCAACACCGTAGGTGTTCGTCCTGACAACGGCATGCTGAGCGTAGGTGTTTCCTACCGTTTCGGCCAGCAGGAAGAAGCTGCACCAATCGTAGCTCCAGCTCCGGCTCCAGCGCCAGAAGTACAGACCAAGCACTTCACTCTGAAGTCTGACGTTCTGTTCAACTTCAACAAAGCTACCCTGAAACCAGAAGGTCAGCAGGCACTGGATCAGCTGTACTCTCAGCTGAGCAACCTGGATCCTAAAGACGGTTCAGTAGTGGTTCTGGGCTTCACCGACCGTATCGGTTCTGACGCTTACAACCAGCAGCTGTCTGAAAAACGTGCTCAGTCTGTTGTTGATTACCTGGTATCTAAAGGTATCCCGGCTAACAAGATCTCCCCACGTGGTATGGGCGAATCTAACCCAGTTACCGGTTCTACCTGTAACAACGTGAAAGCTCGCGCTGCACTGATCGACTGCCTGGCTCCAGATCGTCGTGTTGAGATCGAAGTTAAAGGCATCAAAGACGTTGTAACTCAGCCAGCGGCATAA
- the sulA gene encoding SOS-induced cell division inhibitor SulA has protein sequence MYTSGYANRSTSFSSTASNVAKKSVGSVSTGLISEVIYREDQPLLTQLLLLPLLQQLGQQSRWQLWLTPQQKLSREWVQSAGLPLTKVMQINQLSPCDTVESMIRALRTGNYSVVIGWLPDELTEEEHFRLTEAAEEGNAIGFIMRPVHPDSYRRGQLSGLKIHSNLYH, from the coding sequence ATGTACACTTCAGGCTACGCAAATCGCTCAACATCTTTCTCTTCTACCGCAAGCAATGTCGCTAAGAAATCCGTCGGGAGCGTGTCGACAGGTCTTATCAGTGAAGTGATTTATCGAGAAGACCAGCCCCTATTAACCCAACTTTTATTACTTCCTTTATTACAACAGCTTGGCCAGCAGTCGCGCTGGCAGCTCTGGCTGACGCCACAACAAAAACTGAGCCGTGAATGGGTTCAGTCCGCAGGATTGCCGCTGACAAAGGTCATGCAGATTAACCAACTCTCACCTTGTGATACGGTCGAGTCGATGATCCGTGCATTACGTACCGGAAATTACAGTGTCGTGATCGGGTGGTTACCAGACGAACTGACGGAAGAAGAACATTTTCGACTGACTGAAGCAGCCGAGGAAGGTAACGCCATCGGTTTTATTATGCGTCCGGTTCATCCAGATTCTTACCGCAGAGGACAACTTTCTGGGCTAAAAATTCACTCGAATTTGTATCATTGA
- a CDS encoding TfoX/Sxy family DNA transformation protein encodes MKKISYERIYKSQEYLSELGDIHHRALFGGYTLAVDNAVFAMVSDGELYLRACEQSATYYVKHASSFLTLLKRGRPVLLNYFRVDDGLWQDRGTLLQLSSFALEAARRERYQRYQRNRLKDLPNLTFQIEVLLFEVGITNEEMLRELGAKASWLKIRVQNKQLGIKVLFALEGAIEGLHEAALPAEIRRELTEWFNALPEPAENRSAM; translated from the coding sequence ATGAAAAAGATATCTTATGAACGGATTTATAAATCCCAGGAATACCTTTCAGAACTGGGTGATATTCATCACCGCGCACTCTTTGGTGGCTATACCCTGGCGGTCGATAACGCCGTATTTGCCATGGTGTCTGATGGGGAACTCTATCTGCGCGCCTGTGAGCAAAGCGCTACCTACTATGTGAAACACGCCTCCTCTTTTTTGACCCTTCTGAAACGGGGTCGGCCAGTGCTGCTTAACTACTTCCGGGTTGATGACGGGTTGTGGCAGGACAGGGGGACACTACTCCAGCTTTCCTCTTTTGCGCTTGAGGCGGCCAGGCGGGAGCGATATCAGCGCTATCAGCGCAACCGGCTTAAAGACCTGCCCAATCTCACTTTCCAGATTGAGGTTCTGCTTTTTGAAGTCGGGATCACCAACGAAGAAATGTTACGGGAACTGGGGGCAAAAGCGAGTTGGCTGAAAATCAGAGTTCAAAATAAACAACTTGGGATTAAAGTGCTTTTTGCGCTTGAAGGTGCAATAGAAGGGCTGCATGAAGCGGCGCTCCCGGCAGAGATTCGCCGGGAACTCACGGAATGGTTTAACGCGTTGCCAGAGCCTGCGGAGAATCGTTCCGCCATGTAG